The DNA sequence TTATGTTGCATACTCTTCCAGTAGTTGAACTGTAACATTATTGGCAAATTGTGTGAAAGGTCAGCACAtctgaaaaacaaaaacgtTTACTGAAAATCCTTTCAAAGTTCTGTTGTCACTGCTGTCATTAGGTCCAGGAGGtagaacaaataaatatatatatatatatagtgggtTCCATATACCAatggaaattttcaataaaaatggcATTATATTACAAGATATTATAATACTCAATAGTGCGTTTTTTTCTTGTCATAATAAATCATCACAAGTTACAACATAGAAATTAATACTCTTACTGCGGTCGGTATTATTCTTGCAGAAGTGAAATTAATTTAGTAGTGCAGAAATCTAATACAGAAATATGTAAACAGTTCAGAACCGAACACCATTACTATATTGTCCTTTCCATCAATTCTGTGCAGGTAAGCGCTTTGCTCTCCTTTCTGGTGGTCCAATGAACAAGTCGGTCTCAACATCCGAACTCAGACAACTTTCTGGATAGCCCAAGTTTTCTCTTTGCCCATTCAGTGGCTGCACTGATTGAGCACCACACTGCAACCAAAAAAGGATAGAAGaagaaacaatataaataaataaattacaaaatagatACCATAATCAATATATGTTATCAACATGTTTTAATAGTAGAACAATGGAATGTAGAACTATTTAGTTCTAAAGTAATATCCACAACTATCAAAATTCAATAATGTACAACATACAACATTATGCGTAGAactccacacacacacacacacacacacacatatatatatatatatatacacaaaatgtTTAAATCCAAAAGTAcaattatttcatatttttacatTCTCTAATGGAAACAAAATGGAATATCATGCCCAAGGAACCAACCAAGTaacgaaaataataataatctcctACCTTCTCACATAGCCTTGCATTTTCAGCTGCGAGGACTTTTTCCTGAATTTTTAGTAAAtatggaaaaagacaagaaaaagTTTTTGAGTCAGAAACTAGTATTTATCTTTGAATGTTTGGGACTGCTGAAAATGCAAGATAAGTGAAAATTTTCATGCTTTTCTAGAAAGCTGGGAATCACATATCAAGCACTGCAACACATAGACCTCGTATATATAGGATCAAAAAGTTTTCAGTTCTTTTCCCacaattattatcaatataGGACAGACTGAAAGATAAGATTGGTGGCTAGAAATTCTTTGATTTGGCAGTTTTTTACCTTTTCTTTCAGTTGCTCAATCTGTTCCTTGAAGACCTGAGTCTGTAAGTTTGGATAGAAACCAAGCAcgtaaatttttcattttataaagaaGAAAACTGTTTCTGGCAAAGCAAAATGCAACAAATGCTCTTAGAGGAAGCAAGATAGCTCTGGCAATATCaggttaattaaatttaaaaaaaaaaaaaaaaaaaaaaaaaacaccttgaAAGTGTCAATACAACGTGGCTTTATTGAAGTACCTTTCTTGCTCGGATGCTGCTTACGCTTCTCTCCAACTGTTGCTCTATTTGTTGTAGTTCTTCAATGGAGCATGCTCCCAGACCCTCTCCCAAGAGTTTCCTGTGGCATTTTTAGGTTCCAAATTCAAAAAACATTTCAAATTGGAGAAGCAAAACTCATgcacaataataatttaaaaaaaaaaaaaaatcatgaaccTCTTTGAAACTTCAAGAAGCTCTATCTTCTTCATCATGTTAGCCGTTTCATGCTTCAAATGCTGCAATTTTGAAATGACCATGTTTATAAGAGAAAAGAAGTTCTTTAATAACAACACATTTAATCAAAGACAAACAATACATAGTAGAAGAAACAAAATGGAATTGGCAATCTTTTGGTGACTCGTGCTAAGAATAATTAAGTTGTAATTTAGGAAATTTCTAGGAAGCTAACCATAGTTTCTAGAATATATCAGCTAGTTCTGGCTATTTGCTTAACCATGAAGTTAAAGATGATGTAAAAATGCATAGGCTTCCTCAAATTACCTACAATATCTTATAGGCTTGGGTTCCAAGTGAAACCCTTGGAGTTGATGAAGAAAAATCTACTGCATGCAATAACCAACATACTAGAAAAAAACTGGAAGATTACTCCCTCAAGTTATAGGTAATAACCGaacttgtaagcctataaataggcaagGTATGCTTGCTTTGTGATATAAGCAAAAAAGCCTATTAGCTGAATTCAACAGAAAGCTTATTGCAAGCTTTATCATCAACAAGCATGCATTTCTCCTTCCTTCCAATTACTCTCGGTCCTTCTCTCTtccttgaataaaaaataaccctCCAATTGAATTCAGCCTCTTCCAATATCATCAAATGCCCAAGTCTCCACCTTAGCTTAAAATAGCTTCCGCTTATGACCTATTAACCCAACAATTCATATTGGAATTTGGATAAATATTTGGCATTAGCAAGGTTGTTTAAAACATTATGTTGGGTAAGTAAATGGAAGAAGGTACTCGTGAATGTAGCAACCGGGAATTGGTGTTCTAGGATTAATGTATTCCAAAACTACAATTTTGGAAGTAAGGCAAAGAGTTTTCATTTATGACcacaaaatgcaaaaaattaaaaaataaaaataaaaataatatataaacaaagcCAAATGCCATGAATCTATTTCCTTTTGGATGTAAGTTgaagataatatttttcatattcatTGTATTCCAAAAGGGTTTCATGGCGATATTGCATCTGTACTTGTAGGG is a window from the Ziziphus jujuba cultivar Dongzao chromosome 11, ASM3175591v1 genome containing:
- the LOC107432650 gene encoding MADS-box protein SOC1 isoform X1; amino-acid sequence: MVRGKTQMRRIENATSRQVTFSKRRNGLLKKAFELSVLCDAEVALIIFSPRGKLYEFASSSMQATIERYRRHTKDNQINNKSVIEQNMQHLKHETANMMKKIELLEVSKRKLLGEGLGACSIEELQQIEQQLERSVSSIRARKTQVFKEQIEQLKEKEKVLAAENARLCEKCGAQSVQPLNGQRENLGYPESCLSSDVETDLFIGPPERRAKRLPAQN
- the LOC107432650 gene encoding MADS-box protein SOC1 isoform X2, with amino-acid sequence MVRGKTQMRRIENATSRQVTFSKRRNGLLKKAFELSVLCDAEVALIIFSPRGKLYEFASSSMQATIERYRRHTKDNQINNKSVIEQNMQHLKHETANMMKKIELLEVSKRKLLGEGLGACSIEELQQIEQQLERSVSSIRARKTQVFKEQIEQLKEKCGAQSVQPLNGQRENLGYPESCLSSDVETDLFIGPPERRAKRLPAQN